From Selenomonas ruminantium AC2024, a single genomic window includes:
- the mfd gene encoding transcription-repair coupling factor gives MNSLFAALSSNAGVKKLQACLQAKPQETLVYGLTGSQKHVVLAAAYSTAPQPLVILVHSNEAISDWREDLLSLLPGTEVLELPELDMMTVQAEARSMERSARRMDVLVRLMRKDNVIVLAKATAAVQKGMSRQDFARLSLNIGMGEEIPLEKLLQRLVQLGYEHADEVERIGQFSARGGIVDVYPINAENPVRIEFFGDEVDSLREFDLGTKRSLKNISSAAIMPLAQTDSTGQAEVFLSYLEGKGTVLFDEPMRLREQMRTMVRENPDIKNKVFSWENIQEAARENRVIYSAMLLQQVHGAEATQTISFTAPNVASFQRQMDLLVNEISRWLAQKQHILILLGEKAKADSLRELLARHRYPSLVIEEGAELRTDCVNIQVGRLINGFELAASSLVVVTEKDIFGHAKRRAIRKQGKDEKLSHFRDIKPGDYVVHAAHGIGKYIGVETLDVGGIHKDYLHIKYGGDDKLYVPTEQVNLLQKYIGAEGEVPRLHRMGGTEWVKAKARAKKSVEDIAKQLIEIYAKRKQAKGFAFSPDDSSQHDFEDAFPYQETDDQLKAISEIKEDMEREKPMDRLLCGDVGFGKTEVAIRAAYKAAMDGKQVAVLVPTTVLAQQHFQTFNARFMDFVPKVDVICRFRTAKEQKQTIEKVKMGQVDILIGTHAILNQNKVQFKNLGLLIVDEEQRFGVKQKDKIRKLAAGIDVLTLSATPIPRTLHMSLVGARDMSIIETPPADRFPVQTYVVEDNDAIIAGAIKRELKRGGQVYFVYNRVDTIDRMREKLEALVPDARVQTAHGQMPEELLERVMMDFYEGEYDILLATSIVENGLDVANANTIIVYNADHFGLSQLYQMRGRVGRSHHMAFAYFVYQADKILTETAEKRLQAMKEFAELGAGFKIAMRDLEIRGAGNLLGSQQHGHIASVGFEMYCKLLEEAIDKLQHGEKEVAEVQPDPIIDLQVEAYIDGDYVSDAMHKIEIYQRIAGIRMNEEIQNLLDELIDRFGEPTPAVMNLLEVAKIKNYARALKIRTISELPKALDIYILPGHRLPAKGLIAVDKVLGRSMRSLPGKNGFRFALQDSQKKKITNFVLRLLLLASGEEDKALGSKDAKEKAGKK, from the coding sequence ATGAATTCTTTATTTGCTGCCTTGAGCAGCAATGCCGGGGTTAAGAAACTGCAGGCCTGCCTGCAGGCCAAGCCCCAGGAAACACTGGTCTACGGTCTGACAGGTTCCCAGAAACATGTGGTACTGGCGGCCGCCTACAGCACGGCGCCCCAGCCGCTGGTCATTCTGGTTCATAGCAACGAAGCCATCTCCGACTGGCGGGAGGATTTGCTCTCCCTGCTGCCGGGGACGGAAGTGCTGGAACTGCCGGAACTGGATATGATGACGGTGCAGGCCGAAGCTCGCAGCATGGAGCGCTCCGCCCGCCGCATGGATGTGCTGGTACGCCTGATGCGCAAGGACAATGTCATTGTACTGGCCAAGGCCACGGCGGCGGTGCAGAAGGGCATGAGCCGTCAGGACTTTGCCCGGCTGAGCCTGAATATCGGCATGGGCGAGGAAATTCCCCTCGAAAAGCTCCTGCAGCGGCTCGTGCAGCTGGGCTATGAACATGCAGACGAAGTGGAGCGCATCGGCCAGTTCAGTGCCCGCGGCGGCATTGTGGACGTTTATCCCATCAATGCGGAAAATCCTGTGCGCATTGAATTCTTTGGCGACGAAGTGGATTCCCTGCGCGAATTTGACCTGGGCACTAAGCGCTCCCTGAAAAACATCAGCAGTGCGGCCATCATGCCTCTGGCGCAGACGGACAGCACAGGTCAGGCAGAAGTGTTCCTGTCTTATCTGGAAGGGAAGGGCACGGTGCTCTTTGATGAGCCCATGCGTCTGAGGGAACAGATGCGTACCATGGTGCGGGAAAATCCCGACATCAAGAACAAAGTGTTCAGCTGGGAAAATATTCAGGAAGCGGCCCGGGAAAATCGGGTGATTTACTCGGCCATGCTGCTGCAGCAGGTTCATGGCGCCGAAGCTACCCAGACCATCAGCTTTACGGCTCCGAATGTGGCCAGCTTCCAGCGGCAGATGGATTTGCTCGTCAACGAAATCTCCCGCTGGCTGGCGCAGAAACAGCATATCCTCATCCTGCTGGGGGAAAAGGCCAAGGCTGACTCCCTGCGGGAACTTTTGGCGCGGCATCGTTACCCCTCATTGGTCATTGAAGAGGGAGCTGAGCTGCGCACGGACTGCGTCAACATTCAGGTGGGGCGGCTCATCAACGGTTTTGAACTGGCGGCCTCCAGCCTCGTGGTGGTGACGGAGAAAGACATCTTCGGCCATGCCAAGCGGCGGGCCATCCGCAAGCAGGGAAAGGATGAAAAACTTTCCCACTTCCGCGACATTAAGCCCGGAGATTATGTGGTACACGCTGCCCATGGTATCGGTAAATATATCGGTGTTGAAACCTTGGACGTGGGCGGCATCCACAAGGATTACCTGCATATCAAATACGGCGGCGATGATAAGCTCTATGTGCCTACGGAGCAGGTCAATTTGCTGCAGAAATACATCGGTGCCGAAGGTGAAGTCCCCCGCCTGCATCGCATGGGCGGCACGGAATGGGTCAAGGCCAAGGCAAGGGCGAAAAAATCCGTCGAGGATATTGCCAAGCAGCTCATTGAAATCTATGCCAAGCGGAAGCAGGCCAAGGGCTTTGCGTTCTCCCCGGACGACAGCAGCCAGCATGATTTTGAAGATGCGTTCCCCTATCAGGAAACGGACGACCAGTTAAAGGCCATCTCCGAAATCAAGGAGGATATGGAACGGGAAAAGCCCATGGACCGATTGCTCTGTGGTGACGTGGGCTTTGGCAAGACGGAAGTGGCTATCCGCGCGGCTTACAAGGCTGCCATGGACGGCAAGCAGGTGGCGGTACTCGTGCCGACCACGGTGCTGGCCCAACAGCATTTTCAGACCTTTAACGCCCGCTTTATGGATTTCGTGCCCAAGGTGGATGTTATCTGCCGTTTCCGCACGGCCAAAGAGCAGAAACAGACCATTGAAAAAGTCAAGATGGGTCAGGTGGATATCCTCATTGGCACCCATGCCATCCTCAATCAGAACAAGGTGCAGTTCAAGAACTTAGGCCTGTTGATTGTGGACGAGGAACAGCGCTTCGGCGTCAAGCAGAAGGATAAAATCCGCAAGCTCGCGGCAGGCATTGATGTGCTTACCCTTTCGGCAACGCCGATTCCCCGTACGCTTCATATGTCTTTGGTAGGCGCCCGCGATATGAGCATTATCGAAACGCCGCCGGCGGACAGATTCCCCGTGCAGACTTATGTGGTGGAGGATAACGACGCCATTATTGCCGGTGCCATCAAGCGTGAGTTGAAGCGTGGAGGTCAGGTCTACTTTGTCTACAATCGCGTGGATACCATCGACCGCATGCGGGAAAAGCTGGAGGCGCTGGTGCCCGATGCCCGGGTGCAGACTGCCCATGGCCAGATGCCCGAGGAACTTCTGGAGCGCGTGATGATGGACTTCTACGAAGGGGAATACGATATTCTCCTCGCAACCAGCATCGTAGAAAATGGCCTCGATGTGGCCAATGCCAACACCATCATTGTCTACAATGCGGACCATTTTGGCCTCTCGCAGCTCTATCAGATGCGTGGGCGCGTGGGCCGCTCCCATCATATGGCCTTCGCTTACTTTGTCTACCAGGCGGATAAGATTTTGACGGAAACTGCCGAAAAGCGCCTGCAGGCCATGAAGGAATTTGCGGAACTCGGCGCGGGCTTTAAGATTGCCATGCGGGATTTGGAAATCCGCGGTGCGGGCAACCTCTTGGGTTCCCAGCAGCATGGTCATATTGCCAGCGTCGGTTTTGAGATGTACTGCAAGCTCTTGGAAGAGGCGATAGACAAACTGCAGCATGGGGAAAAGGAAGTGGCAGAAGTGCAGCCTGACCCCATCATCGACCTGCAGGTGGAGGCTTATATTGACGGAGATTACGTCAGCGATGCCATGCACAAGATTGAGATTTATCAGCGCATTGCGGGCATCCGCATGAATGAGGAAATACAAAATCTGCTCGATGAGCTCATTGACCGCTTTGGCGAGCCCACTCCTGCGGTGATGAACCTTTTGGAAGTCGCCAAAATCAAAAATTATGCGCGGGCACTCAAAATCCGCACCATCAGCGAACTGCCCAAGGCTTTGGATATTTACATTCTGCCGGGGCATCGTCTGCCTGCCAAGGGCTTGATTGCCGTGGACAAGGTGCTGGGCCGCAGCATGCGCTCCCTGCCCGGGAAAAACGGTTTCCGCTTTGCCCTGCAAGACAGCCAGAAAAAGAAGATTACAAACTTCGTCCTGCGCCTGCTGCTCCTGGCCAGCGGTGAGGAAGATAAGGCTTTAGGCAGCAAGGACGCCAAGGAAAAAGCAGGAAAGAAATGA
- a CDS encoding SAM-dependent methyltransferase: MAKIIVVGLGPGHAGLITRESWDLMQQAEHLILRTKIHPTVAALDEAGITYSTYDGFYEEAADFEALYRSIAADLLQKVREWGELVYVVPGSPLVAERTVVLLRDMGKETDVEVDIRPGMSFVEVMYTRLGIDPVEGLTILDALDIETLKETPAQSLIITQVYSQPIASDAKLMLMDLYPDEYEITYIHNLAMEDESIRQIPLFELDRQPDLDHLTSLYIRPLSAKKA; encoded by the coding sequence ATGGCAAAGATAATTGTAGTGGGATTGGGCCCAGGTCACGCCGGACTCATCACCCGGGAGAGCTGGGACCTGATGCAGCAGGCTGAGCATCTTATTTTGCGCACGAAAATCCATCCCACAGTGGCAGCGCTGGATGAAGCGGGGATAACCTACAGCACCTATGATGGCTTTTACGAGGAAGCGGCGGATTTTGAAGCGCTGTACCGCAGCATTGCCGCTGACCTGCTGCAAAAAGTCAGAGAATGGGGGGAGCTTGTCTATGTGGTGCCGGGCAGTCCATTGGTGGCAGAACGCACTGTAGTACTGCTCCGCGACATGGGCAAGGAGACGGATGTGGAAGTGGACATCCGCCCTGGCATGAGCTTTGTGGAGGTCATGTACACCCGTTTGGGCATTGACCCGGTGGAGGGCCTTACTATTTTGGATGCTTTGGACATTGAGACGCTGAAAGAAACACCGGCGCAGTCGCTGATTATCACACAGGTCTACAGCCAGCCCATTGCCAGCGATGCCAAACTGATGCTGATGGACCTCTATCCCGATGAATACGAGATTACCTATATTCACAACCTGGCTATGGAGGACGAAAGCATCCGCCAGATTCCGCTTTTCGAGCTGGACCGCCAGCCGGATTTGGACCACCTGACCAGCCTTTACATCCGCCCGCTTTCTGCAAAAAAGGCCTGA
- a CDS encoding FtsB family cell division protein codes for MMKARRERREINWFALIMLAIIVYFASILISQQVYLSQAADEYASAKARLEAAEKENTALKEEARQLNELGYIEKIAREELGMTRAGELPYSTGHK; via the coding sequence ATGATGAAAGCAAGACGGGAAAGGCGCGAGATAAATTGGTTCGCGTTGATTATGCTTGCCATTATTGTCTACTTTGCTTCGATTTTGATTTCCCAGCAGGTGTATCTCAGTCAGGCCGCGGATGAGTATGCGTCGGCCAAGGCAAGACTGGAAGCGGCGGAGAAGGAAAATACCGCCCTCAAAGAGGAAGCCCGCCAGCTCAATGAACTGGGCTATATCGAAAAAATCGCCCGCGAAGAACTGGGCATGACCAGAGCCGGGGAACTCCCCTACAGCACCGGTCACAAATAA
- a CDS encoding MGDG synthase family glycosyltransferase, producing the protein MAAKKILILTASIGSGHIKAAEAVAQELKRQQPETEIVTVDFMARSTSFWHWLTKKIYLEMLNFVPNLYDVFYKLSSSETGGSCGKNMFAYFMLPVFERLQHELQPDGIICTHPFPAGTVSLWKEKHQSNLPLSVVMTDYSLHQMWLCSGVENYFMATEAMRQAMTEQGFAAENLHVTGIPISSEVLNLPNKAELRRELGFGQERKVILLMGGGLGLGGIERTLQELEKIEQPLTLLVIAGRNSQLQQQAEDFAEGSHHTIRVWGYTEEVRKLMGAADLLITKPGALTISEAFALGTPMLLHDPIPGPETENAVYATKHGAAVWLHPGEKLAGAVEEIFHGGCLEKMHEQALQSAKPLASQEIVKIILRSAGFWAGHRE; encoded by the coding sequence ATGGCTGCGAAGAAAATCTTAATACTGACGGCATCCATCGGTTCCGGCCATATCAAAGCCGCTGAGGCGGTGGCGCAGGAGCTCAAACGCCAGCAGCCGGAAACGGAAATCGTCACGGTGGACTTTATGGCCCGCAGCACATCCTTCTGGCATTGGCTCACGAAGAAAATCTATCTGGAAATGCTGAACTTCGTGCCCAATCTCTATGATGTCTTTTATAAATTGTCCTCCAGCGAGACAGGGGGCAGCTGCGGCAAGAATATGTTTGCCTATTTCATGCTGCCGGTGTTTGAACGACTGCAGCATGAACTGCAGCCCGATGGCATCATCTGCACGCATCCCTTTCCCGCCGGAACGGTGTCTCTCTGGAAGGAGAAGCACCAAAGCAATCTGCCGTTGTCGGTGGTGATGACAGATTATTCTCTGCATCAGATGTGGCTCTGCAGCGGCGTGGAAAATTATTTCATGGCGACGGAAGCCATGCGGCAGGCCATGACGGAGCAGGGCTTTGCGGCAGAAAATCTTCATGTCACCGGCATTCCAATCAGCAGCGAAGTGCTGAACCTGCCGAACAAAGCTGAACTGCGCAGGGAATTGGGCTTTGGCCAGGAGCGGAAGGTCATCCTGCTGATGGGAGGCGGCCTGGGACTAGGCGGCATTGAGCGCACTCTGCAGGAACTCGAAAAAATCGAACAGCCGCTGACCCTGCTGGTGATTGCCGGACGCAACAGCCAGCTGCAGCAGCAGGCGGAAGATTTTGCCGAAGGTTCCCATCATACCATCCGGGTCTGGGGCTATACCGAAGAAGTGCGCAAGTTGATGGGGGCGGCGGATCTACTGATCACTAAGCCAGGTGCTCTGACCATCAGCGAGGCCTTTGCCTTAGGCACACCCATGCTTCTCCACGACCCCATCCCCGGGCCCGAGACGGAGAACGCTGTCTATGCCACCAAACACGGTGCGGCAGTTTGGCTCCATCCCGGTGAGAAGCTGGCAGGCGCGGTGGAAGAAATTTTCCACGGCGGCTGTCTGGAAAAGATGCATGAGCAGGCGCTGCAAAGTGCCAAGCCACTAGCCAGCCAGGAAATTGTGAAAATAATTTTGCGGTCAGCAGGTTTTTGGGCAGGCCATAGGGAATAA
- a CDS encoding SDR family NAD(P)-dependent oxidoreductase, with amino-acid sequence MRDKRILISGGTSGIGLAAAKLFLQAGAKVALMGRSEQRGKTALQELEAGDRAIFVQGDVSRLADCRQALQQVIEKWAGLDVLVNSAGIYVEGALEDMTEEEIATVLDINVKGTYYLSQAAVPYLKESRGNLVNVASDAGVHGNYYCSLYCASKGAVVMFTKALALELAGFGVRVNAIAPGDILTPLTEAQLQASPNREDALREMASVYPLGRIGTAEEAAAAIKFLASPEAAFITGTILTVDGGLTA; translated from the coding sequence ATGCGAGACAAACGAATTCTGATTTCCGGCGGCACTTCCGGCATTGGCCTGGCCGCCGCTAAATTATTTTTGCAGGCAGGAGCCAAGGTGGCCTTAATGGGCAGGTCTGAGCAGCGGGGCAAGACTGCGTTGCAGGAACTGGAGGCAGGCGACAGAGCCATCTTTGTCCAGGGGGATGTCAGCCGTCTGGCCGACTGTAGGCAGGCCCTGCAGCAGGTTATCGAAAAATGGGCAGGCCTTGATGTGCTCGTGAATTCCGCAGGCATTTATGTGGAAGGGGCCCTTGAAGATATGACGGAGGAAGAGATTGCCACAGTGCTCGACATCAACGTCAAGGGCACGTACTATCTCAGTCAGGCCGCGGTTCCCTATCTCAAAGAGTCGCGGGGCAATCTGGTCAACGTGGCTTCCGATGCCGGTGTTCATGGCAATTACTACTGCAGCCTCTACTGTGCCAGCAAGGGGGCTGTGGTGATGTTCACGAAGGCCTTGGCTTTGGAACTGGCTGGCTTCGGGGTGCGGGTCAATGCCATAGCCCCGGGCGATATTCTGACACCTTTGACAGAAGCGCAGCTGCAGGCATCGCCAAACAGGGAAGATGCCCTGCGGGAAATGGCTTCCGTTTATCCGCTGGGGCGTATCGGCACGGCAGAGGAAGCGGCGGCGGCCATTAAATTTTTGGCATCACCGGAGGCTGCATTCATCACCGGTACGATTTTGACTGTGGATGGTGGCCTCACTGCTTGA
- a CDS encoding HU family DNA-binding protein, whose translation MNKTELVANIAEKSGLTKKDAEKALGAFFESVQQALIEGDRVQLIGFGTFEVKERAARKGRNPQTGKEIEIPAAKNPVFKAGKALKDAVNG comes from the coding sequence ATGAACAAAACTGAATTGGTAGCTAATATTGCAGAAAAATCCGGTCTGACGAAAAAGGATGCTGAAAAAGCTCTGGGTGCTTTCTTCGAAAGCGTACAGCAGGCTCTGATTGAGGGCGACCGTGTGCAGCTCATCGGCTTCGGTACTTTCGAAGTGAAAGAACGCGCTGCCCGCAAAGGCCGTAACCCCCAGACGGGCAAAGAAATTGAAATTCCGGCAGCAAAGAATCCGGTTTTCAAAGCTGGCAAGGCATTGAAGGATGCAGTCAACGGCTGA
- the argS gene encoding arginine--tRNA ligase, with the protein MDIKDTLTEAIVAAAKSAIADGVFPEGELPTVVLEVPPQKEFGDFATNFAMQSARVFHKAPRQIAEELVKRIEGDWLDHAQIAGPGFLNFYLKGNVLYDSFQKILSEGEKYGQLPKKDAPKIQVEYVSANPTGLLHVGHGRGAAAGSALVNLLRAAGYPVESEYYINDAGNQMNNLARSVNARYLELLGQEVEFPEDGYHGQDIIDTAQRIIDKEGDKYLSMNDDERMEIFKDLAYVEKLATLKEDLASFNVTFDKWFSERTLHPEAVKAAVKILQDNGNIYEKDGALWLKSTAYGDDKDRVVIRDNGVPTYLAADIAYHHNKYERGFDRLINIWGADHHGYVCRVKAAMDALGHDSKKLTVLLLQMVALYRGGELVKMSKRTGQSVTLNELMEEVGTDAARYFFLMRSLDSQLDFDLDLAKKKSNDNPVYYIQYAHARICSIFRQCKETGLSLSDKPKLSLLTDESEIDLIKKIEEYPEEIERAARDYAPQRIARYSYDLASAFHSFYNKCRIVGVEPKLAEARLALVTVTAHVIRHSLGILGVSAPEQM; encoded by the coding sequence TTGGATATTAAAGATACGCTGACAGAAGCCATTGTAGCGGCTGCGAAAAGTGCCATTGCCGATGGTGTGTTCCCGGAAGGGGAATTGCCCACGGTGGTATTGGAAGTGCCGCCCCAGAAGGAGTTTGGTGATTTTGCTACCAACTTTGCCATGCAGTCGGCCCGGGTGTTCCATAAGGCTCCCCGTCAGATTGCAGAAGAACTGGTGAAGCGCATTGAGGGCGACTGGCTCGACCATGCCCAGATTGCTGGCCCTGGCTTTTTGAACTTCTACCTGAAGGGCAATGTGCTCTACGATTCCTTCCAGAAAATCCTCAGTGAAGGCGAAAAATACGGTCAGTTGCCGAAAAAAGATGCACCGAAGATTCAGGTGGAATACGTCAGCGCTAACCCGACGGGTCTGCTGCATGTCGGCCATGGCCGCGGCGCTGCTGCTGGTTCTGCCCTCGTGAACCTTTTGCGGGCTGCAGGTTACCCCGTGGAAAGCGAATACTACATCAACGATGCCGGCAATCAGATGAACAATCTGGCCCGTTCGGTAAATGCCCGTTATCTGGAACTCCTGGGACAGGAAGTTGAATTCCCCGAGGACGGCTATCATGGTCAGGACATCATCGACACGGCCCAGCGCATCATCGACAAGGAAGGCGACAAATACCTCTCCATGAATGATGATGAACGCATGGAAATCTTCAAGGATTTGGCCTATGTGGAAAAACTGGCTACCCTCAAAGAAGATTTGGCTTCCTTTAACGTAACCTTTGATAAGTGGTTCAGCGAGCGCACGCTGCATCCGGAAGCTGTTAAGGCTGCCGTGAAAATCCTGCAGGATAACGGCAACATCTACGAAAAGGACGGCGCACTCTGGCTCAAGTCCACGGCTTATGGCGACGATAAGGACCGCGTGGTTATTCGCGACAACGGTGTGCCGACGTATCTGGCTGCCGATATCGCTTACCATCACAACAAGTATGAGCGCGGCTTTGACAGACTCATCAACATCTGGGGCGCTGACCACCATGGCTATGTGTGCCGTGTAAAGGCTGCTATGGATGCTCTGGGGCATGATTCCAAGAAACTTACGGTACTGCTCTTGCAGATGGTTGCTCTTTACCGTGGCGGTGAACTCGTGAAGATGAGCAAGCGTACCGGTCAGAGCGTTACGCTGAATGAACTGATGGAAGAAGTCGGCACCGATGCGGCGCGTTATTTCTTCCTGATGCGTTCGCTCGACAGCCAGCTCGACTTCGATTTGGATTTGGCTAAGAAAAAATCCAACGACAACCCGGTGTACTACATTCAGTATGCCCATGCGCGCATTTGCAGCATCTTCCGTCAGTGCAAGGAAACGGGGCTGTCCCTCAGCGATAAGCCGAAACTTTCCCTGCTGACCGATGAGTCGGAAATTGACCTCATCAAGAAGATTGAGGAATACCCCGAAGAAATCGAGCGTGCCGCCCGTGATTATGCACCGCAGCGCATTGCCCGTTACAGCTATGATTTGGCCAGTGCCTTCCATAGCTTCTACAATAAATGCCGCATTGTCGGCGTAGAGCCGAAACTGGCAGAAGCCCGTTTGGCCCTGGTTACGGTTACGGCCCATGTGATTCGCCATTCTTTGGGAATCCTTGGAGTATCGGCACCGGAACAGATGTAA
- the rpoE gene encoding DNA-directed RNA polymerase subunit delta, whose protein sequence is MDFINSSEVDIAYHVLTEKGQTMYYKDLILDVIEKKHKPVQSLSAAISEVYTLINMDSRFQHEGDQQWGLTEWNPPEVKRHSARGAASRSKAANKAINSRQKKLESIQE, encoded by the coding sequence ATGGATTTTATCAATAGCTCGGAAGTGGATATCGCGTATCACGTGCTGACGGAAAAAGGTCAGACCATGTACTATAAGGATTTGATTCTCGACGTTATCGAGAAAAAGCATAAGCCGGTGCAGTCCCTGTCGGCAGCTATCTCGGAAGTATATACCCTCATCAATATGGACAGCCGTTTCCAGCATGAAGGCGACCAGCAGTGGGGCCTCACGGAATGGAATCCGCCTGAAGTGAAGCGTCATTCTGCCCGTGGTGCGGCATCCCGCTCCAAGGCTGCCAACAAGGCAATCAACAGCCGTCAGAAGAAGCTGGAAAGCATTCAGGAATAA
- a CDS encoding CTP synthase codes for MAKYIFVTGGVVSSLGKGITAASLGRLLKSRGLKVTIQKFDPYINIDPGTMSPYQHGEVFVTDDGAETDLDLGHYERFIDINLSKNSNITTGKVYWSVLHKERRGEYLGSTVQVIPHITNEIKQRVYDVAKADGADVVITEIGGTVGDIESQPFLEAIRQVKKEVGPKDTLYIHVTLLPYISAAGELKTKPTQHSVKELRAIGIQPDILVCRTEKTISKDMKEKIAMFCDVQPEAVIENRTASTIYEVPLMMQREGLDKIALQKLNMDYGPADMSDWDKMVYKINNPSKKVKVAVVGKYVELPDAYISVTEALHHGGIDNDASVKIQWVNAEKIEDPDTDLSEVFVGCKGILVPGGFGDRGVEGKIKAIQYARENNIPFLGLCLGMQCAVIEFARHVCGMTDAHSSEFDAETKHPVIDLMESQQGIEDKGGTMRLGSYPCTLREGTHSLAAYGTANIEERHRHRYEFNNNYRQQLTERGLVIAGTLPDDSLVEVVEVKDHPWFVATQAHPELKSRPNNPHPLFRDFVKAALQVK; via the coding sequence ATGGCAAAGTATATCTTCGTTACCGGTGGTGTGGTTTCGTCCCTGGGCAAGGGCATCACGGCGGCTTCTTTGGGCCGTCTCTTAAAGAGCCGTGGCCTCAAGGTTACGATTCAGAAGTTCGACCCGTATATCAACATTGACCCGGGTACGATGAGCCCTTACCAGCATGGCGAAGTATTTGTTACCGATGATGGTGCGGAAACGGACCTCGACCTGGGCCATTACGAGCGCTTCATCGACATCAACCTGTCCAAGAACAGCAACATCACCACGGGTAAGGTGTACTGGTCCGTGCTCCACAAGGAACGCCGCGGTGAATACTTAGGCTCCACGGTGCAGGTTATCCCGCATATCACCAATGAAATCAAGCAGCGTGTCTATGATGTAGCCAAGGCTGACGGCGCTGATGTGGTTATCACGGAAATCGGCGGTACCGTAGGTGATATCGAAAGCCAGCCCTTCCTCGAAGCCATCCGTCAGGTCAAGAAAGAAGTTGGCCCGAAGGATACGCTCTACATCCATGTAACGCTGCTGCCGTATATCTCCGCTGCCGGTGAACTCAAAACGAAGCCGACCCAGCACAGCGTAAAAGAACTGCGCGCCATCGGTATTCAGCCGGACATCCTCGTGTGCCGCACGGAAAAGACCATTTCCAAGGACATGAAGGAAAAGATTGCCATGTTCTGCGACGTGCAGCCGGAAGCCGTTATCGAAAACCGCACGGCCTCCACGATTTACGAAGTGCCCCTCATGATGCAGCGTGAAGGCCTCGACAAGATTGCCCTGCAGAAACTCAACATGGACTACGGCCCGGCCGATATGTCTGATTGGGACAAGATGGTCTACAAGATTAACAATCCGTCCAAGAAGGTTAAGGTTGCCGTAGTCGGCAAGTATGTGGAACTGCCGGATGCTTATATCTCCGTAACGGAAGCACTCCATCATGGCGGCATCGATAATGATGCTTCGGTGAAAATTCAGTGGGTTAATGCGGAAAAAATCGAAGACCCGGATACCGACCTTTCGGAAGTATTTGTCGGCTGCAAGGGCATTCTTGTGCCGGGCGGTTTCGGCGACCGTGGTGTGGAAGGCAAGATTAAGGCCATCCAGTACGCCCGCGAGAACAACATTCCGTTCCTCGGCCTGTGCTTAGGCATGCAGTGCGCCGTTATCGAATTTGCCCGCCACGTCTGCGGCATGACGGACGCACACAGCTCCGAATTCGATGCGGAAACGAAGCACCCGGTTATCGACCTGATGGAATCCCAGCAGGGCATCGAGGACAAGGGCGGCACGATGCGCCTGGGTTCCTACCCCTGCACCCTGCGCGAAGGTACGCATTCCCTCGCAGCATATGGTACGGCCAATATTGAGGAACGTCATCGCCATCGCTATGAGTTCAACAATAACTACCGTCAGCAGCTTACCGAGCGCGGCCTCGTGATTGCCGGTACCCTGCCGGATGACAGCCTCGTAGAAGTGGTAGAGGTTAAGGACCATCCCTGGTTCGTGGCAACCCAGGCTCATCCCGAGCTCAAGTCCCGCCCGAACAACCCGCATCCGCTGTTCCGCGATTTCGTGAAAGCGGCATTGCAGGTTAAATAA
- a CDS encoding S1 domain-containing RNA-binding protein: MSIEVGSVLDGVVSGITNFGAFIELPEGKTGLVHISEVADEYVKDVHDFLAEKDKVKVKVVAIDEKGKIGLSIKQLQEKKAEESTEAPARERSSFRAPRNNFGGRDFRKPNRYSATSASFEDKLSKFLKDSDERLTDLRRKTDSKRGGRGSRRD, translated from the coding sequence TTGTCCATTGAAGTTGGCAGCGTGCTGGATGGTGTCGTATCGGGCATCACAAATTTTGGAGCATTTATTGAATTGCCAGAGGGGAAAACAGGACTTGTACATATTTCGGAAGTAGCAGATGAGTATGTAAAGGATGTTCATGATTTCCTGGCAGAGAAAGACAAGGTTAAGGTAAAGGTAGTAGCCATTGATGAGAAAGGCAAGATTGGCCTGTCCATCAAGCAGCTGCAGGAGAAAAAGGCCGAGGAAAGCACCGAAGCCCCAGCTCGTGAGCGTTCTTCCTTCCGTGCACCCAGAAATAATTTCGGGGGCCGTGACTTTAGAAAACCGAATCGTTACAGTGCTACTTCGGCTTCCTTTGAGGATAAACTTTCCAAGTTCCTCAAGGACAGCGATGAGCGCCTGACGGACTTGCGCCGCAAGACTGATTCCAAGCGTGGCGGGCGTGGCTCCCGTCGTGACTGA